From Mucilaginibacter rubeus, a single genomic window includes:
- a CDS encoding TraR/DksA family transcriptional regulator: protein MKQEQEKTRYSEADLQEFKGIILDKMRIAREELNSLATSLSSPNANGTDDTAGTYKTLEDGSATLEKEQINQLAARQKKFIEQLEAALVRIENKTYGVCRETGKLIPKERLRAVPHTTLSMEAKLKQ from the coding sequence ATGAAACAAGAACAAGAAAAAACCAGATATTCTGAAGCTGACCTGCAAGAATTTAAAGGGATTATCCTGGATAAAATGCGCATTGCCCGCGAGGAATTAAACTCATTGGCAACGTCATTGAGTTCGCCTAATGCCAACGGCACCGATGATACTGCCGGTACTTACAAAACATTAGAAGATGGTTCGGCCACGCTTGAAAAAGAGCAGATAAACCAATTGGCCGCGCGTCAGAAAAAATTTATTGAGCAGCTTGAAGCCGCTCTTGTACGTATTGAAAATAAAACTTACGGTGTTTGCCGCGAAACAGGCAAGCTGATTCCGAAAGAGCGTTTACGTGCCGTTCCGCACACTACCCTTTCAATGGAAGCTAAATTAAAGCAATAA
- a CDS encoding leucine-rich repeat-containing protein kinase family protein encodes MQTLKQLQNGELKGAVSLKLSEQLSSFPAEIFELADTLEYLDLSANKLSSLPADFGRLKKLKIFFCSENQFTVLPEVLGDCPLLDIVGFKSNRIETVPPASVNPNLRWFILTNNSITKLPAEIGNCSRMQKLMLAGNKLTELPASLANCRNLELLRISANQLNEFPEWLLSMPKLSWLAFSGNPFSYKPMVQPLELIDSHELEINQLLGEGASGIISKATRNHDHEISEVAVKIFKGAVTSDGLPEDEMNACITAGNHEGLVELIGQISNHPEGKKGLVMKLIPQTFYNLGMPPSLISCTRDVFKPGMGLSPVHILKIAGTIAYVAEHLHSKGIMHSDLYAHNILVDDDANTLFSDFGAACFYNHSDTETAKKLELLEVRAYGCLLDDLISLCNEADSLLVLKLEELRDACMNENMENRPLFYQIRSQVAGLK; translated from the coding sequence ATGCAAACATTAAAGCAGTTACAAAACGGAGAACTAAAAGGGGCCGTATCACTGAAGCTATCTGAACAACTTTCAAGCTTTCCGGCCGAAATTTTTGAATTGGCAGATACGCTGGAGTATCTTGATCTCTCCGCCAATAAACTGAGCTCGTTACCTGCAGATTTTGGCAGGCTCAAAAAACTGAAGATTTTTTTCTGTTCAGAAAACCAATTTACGGTTTTGCCCGAAGTATTGGGTGATTGCCCCTTGCTGGATATTGTAGGCTTCAAATCAAACCGGATAGAAACTGTACCACCGGCTTCGGTTAATCCAAATCTTCGCTGGTTTATTCTTACCAACAACAGTATTACCAAACTACCTGCCGAAATAGGTAATTGCAGCAGGATGCAGAAACTGATGCTTGCTGGCAACAAATTAACGGAATTACCGGCTTCACTTGCCAATTGCCGTAACCTGGAACTGCTCCGGATCTCTGCTAATCAGTTAAATGAGTTTCCTGAATGGCTCTTGTCTATGCCTAAACTATCATGGCTGGCTTTTTCGGGTAATCCGTTTAGCTACAAACCCATGGTACAGCCGCTTGAGTTGATTGACAGCCATGAGCTGGAAATTAACCAGTTGCTTGGAGAAGGAGCTTCGGGTATTATCTCTAAAGCTACCCGGAACCACGATCATGAAATTAGCGAGGTTGCGGTTAAAATATTTAAAGGAGCAGTTACCAGTGATGGCCTGCCCGAAGACGAAATGAACGCCTGTATCACCGCCGGCAATCATGAAGGATTGGTAGAATTGATTGGCCAGATCAGCAATCACCCCGAAGGAAAAAAAGGCCTGGTGATGAAACTTATACCGCAAACTTTTTACAACCTGGGCATGCCACCCAGCCTGATAAGCTGTACACGCGATGTTTTTAAACCCGGCATGGGCCTTTCGCCTGTACACATTTTAAAAATTGCGGGAACCATTGCATACGTAGCAGAGCACCTGCACAGCAAAGGCATCATGCACAGCGACCTTTACGCCCACAACATTTTGGTTGATGATGATGCTAACACCCTATTCAGTGATTTTGGTGCGGCCTGCTTTTACAATCATTCGGATACGGAAACCGCAAAAAAGCTTGAATTACTGGAAGTACGGGCTTATGGTTGTTTACTTGATGACCTTATCAGTTTGTGTAATGAAGCAGATTCGCTGTTAGTATTAAAACTTGAAGAGCTCAGAGACGCATGTATGAATGAGAACATGGAGAACCGTCCTTTATTTTATCAGATAAGATCTCAGGTCGCCGGATTAAAATAA
- the ileS gene encoding isoleucine--tRNA ligase: MYKEYKQLNLSQTGKEILDFWKQKNIFEKSITSRPAGNPYTFYEGPPSANGMPGIHHVMARSIKDIFCRYKTLKGYQVKRKGGWDTHGLPIELAVEKALGITKDDIGKKISVKDYNDACRKEVMRYTDVWNDLTEKMGYWVDLNDPYITYKNEYIESLWWILKELHKKDMLYKGYTVQPYSPKSGTGLSSHELNQPGTYKMVKDTTITAQFKVKRDGDSEFLFNGVDTEVFILAWTTTPWTLPSNCALAIGEDITYAKISTFNPYTYLPVCVVLAKDLVKKYFKAEGEQASFADYKGGDKIIPWKIEAEVKGSQLVGIHYEQLMPYVINEDLEKNAFRVIPADFVTTEDGTGIVHTASVFGADDFRACKENNVPSVMVKDETGKDVPLVNKQGRFVDEVTDYAGRYVKEEYYTDAERAEEGFKPTDVLISIKLKTENRAFDVKKYEHSYPHSWRSDEPILYYPLDSWFIRTTAVKDKMVELNKTINWKPESTGTGRFGNWLENLVDWNLSRSRYWGTPLPIWREENGAEEICIGSIAELNAEIEKSIKAGFMPEGFTLEDMHRPYVDDVVLVSSTGNKMFREPDLIDVWFDSGAMPYAQWHFPFEGREEFKNAYPADFIAEGVDQTRGWFFTLHAIAVMLSEASDEVKAINEQVGNKGIAFKNVVSNGLVLDKNGNKMSKRLGNAVDPFATIEKYGADAARWYMISNASPWDNLKFNEEGIDEVRRKFFGTLYNTYSFFTLYANIDKFTYSEPEIEHSKRPEIDRWIISLLNTLSKEVDGYYADFEPTKAARAIQEFVDVHFSNWFIRLSRRRFWKSDDSEDKLSAYQTLYTCLIAISKLMSPIAPFFADRLYCDLNAVTSKEEFESVHLAYFPEYNSALVDAELEERMQLAQDVSSLTLSLRKKVNINVRQPLSKILLPILDKSFKLHVEQVKDLILSETNIKDIEYITDTAGFIKKKIKPNFKALGQKVGKDMKVVAEAITNFTQDDIAALETNGNIQVLDGKYEVLATDVEIIAEDVPGWQVANLGKLTVALDVTITNELKQEGISREFINRVQNMRKTKGFEVTDRINVQVSSNPVIRAAVENNLTYICAEILADSIVFVDDITVGEPVTIDEQEILIAISKV; this comes from the coding sequence ATGTACAAGGAATATAAGCAGTTAAATTTATCGCAAACCGGCAAAGAGATACTGGACTTCTGGAAACAGAAAAATATTTTCGAGAAAAGCATTACCAGCCGTCCGGCGGGTAACCCTTATACTTTTTATGAAGGGCCGCCGAGCGCTAACGGTATGCCCGGTATTCACCACGTAATGGCGCGCTCTATTAAAGATATTTTTTGCCGTTACAAAACCCTTAAAGGCTACCAGGTAAAACGTAAAGGCGGCTGGGACACCCACGGTTTGCCTATTGAGCTTGCCGTTGAAAAAGCTTTGGGCATCACTAAAGATGATATCGGCAAAAAAATAAGTGTAAAAGATTATAACGATGCCTGCCGCAAGGAGGTAATGCGCTATACCGACGTTTGGAACGACCTGACCGAAAAAATGGGTTACTGGGTTGACCTGAACGATCCGTACATCACTTATAAAAACGAATACATTGAAAGCCTTTGGTGGATACTGAAGGAACTGCATAAAAAAGATATGCTGTACAAAGGTTATACCGTACAGCCATATTCGCCAAAATCAGGCACCGGTTTGAGCTCGCATGAGCTTAACCAGCCGGGCACCTACAAAATGGTGAAGGATACCACCATCACCGCGCAGTTTAAAGTTAAACGTGATGGTGATTCGGAGTTTTTGTTTAATGGCGTAGATACAGAGGTATTTATCCTGGCCTGGACAACTACCCCATGGACACTACCTTCAAACTGTGCCCTTGCCATTGGCGAAGATATCACCTATGCTAAGATCAGCACTTTCAATCCATACACTTACCTGCCGGTTTGTGTAGTATTGGCTAAAGATCTGGTTAAAAAATATTTTAAAGCCGAAGGTGAACAGGCGTCGTTTGCCGATTACAAAGGTGGCGACAAGATCATCCCTTGGAAAATTGAAGCTGAAGTAAAAGGCAGCCAACTGGTGGGTATCCACTACGAGCAACTGATGCCTTATGTAATTAACGAAGATCTGGAGAAAAACGCTTTCCGTGTTATCCCTGCCGATTTTGTTACTACTGAAGATGGTACCGGTATAGTACACACCGCGTCTGTTTTTGGTGCGGATGACTTCAGGGCCTGTAAGGAAAACAACGTACCATCGGTAATGGTGAAAGACGAAACAGGGAAGGACGTTCCGTTAGTGAACAAACAAGGCCGTTTTGTTGATGAGGTTACCGATTACGCTGGCCGTTACGTTAAAGAAGAATATTACACTGATGCTGAACGTGCCGAGGAAGGTTTTAAACCAACCGACGTACTCATCTCTATCAAATTAAAAACCGAGAACCGCGCGTTCGACGTTAAGAAATACGAACACAGCTACCCGCACTCATGGCGCAGCGACGAGCCGATATTATACTATCCGCTTGACAGCTGGTTTATCCGCACCACAGCGGTTAAGGATAAAATGGTAGAGCTGAACAAAACCATCAACTGGAAACCGGAATCAACCGGAACCGGTCGTTTTGGTAACTGGCTGGAAAACCTGGTTGACTGGAACCTTTCGCGTTCACGCTACTGGGGCACCCCGCTACCTATCTGGCGCGAGGAAAACGGTGCGGAAGAGATCTGCATTGGATCAATTGCTGAATTAAATGCAGAGATCGAAAAATCGATCAAAGCCGGTTTTATGCCTGAAGGCTTTACGTTGGAAGATATGCACCGCCCTTATGTTGATGATGTTGTTTTAGTATCGTCAACCGGCAACAAAATGTTCCGTGAGCCCGACCTGATTGACGTTTGGTTTGATTCGGGCGCTATGCCTTATGCGCAATGGCACTTCCCGTTTGAAGGCCGGGAAGAATTTAAAAACGCTTACCCTGCCGATTTCATTGCCGAAGGTGTTGACCAAACCCGCGGTTGGTTCTTTACCCTGCACGCTATTGCCGTAATGCTGAGCGAAGCAAGCGATGAGGTAAAAGCTATCAACGAGCAGGTGGGCAATAAAGGTATCGCGTTTAAAAACGTGGTTTCAAACGGCCTGGTGCTTGATAAAAATGGCAACAAAATGTCTAAGCGTTTAGGCAATGCCGTTGACCCCTTCGCCACCATCGAAAAATATGGTGCCGATGCGGCCCGCTGGTACATGATCAGCAATGCATCGCCGTGGGATAACCTTAAATTCAATGAAGAAGGTATAGATGAAGTTAGGCGTAAGTTTTTTGGTACGCTGTACAACACTTACTCGTTCTTTACATTATATGCCAATATTGATAAGTTCACTTACAGTGAACCTGAAATAGAGCACAGCAAACGCCCGGAAATTGACCGTTGGATCATATCCCTGCTAAACACACTGAGCAAAGAGGTTGACGGTTACTATGCCGATTTTGAACCTACTAAGGCAGCGCGTGCTATCCAGGAATTTGTGGATGTGCATTTCAGCAACTGGTTTATCCGTTTAAGCCGTCGCCGTTTCTGGAAATCAGATGATTCTGAAGATAAGCTTTCTGCTTATCAAACTTTATATACCTGCTTAATCGCTATCAGTAAGCTGATGTCGCCAATAGCGCCGTTCTTTGCCGATAGGTTATATTGCGATCTGAACGCTGTTACCAGTAAGGAAGAGTTTGAGTCAGTACACCTGGCTTACTTCCCTGAGTACAACAGCGCACTGGTTGATGCCGAGCTGGAAGAGCGTATGCAGCTTGCACAGGATGTTTCATCATTAACACTTTCGTTACGTAAAAAGGTGAATATCAACGTGCGCCAGCCTTTGAGCAAAATTTTATTGCCAATACTGGATAAAAGCTTTAAATTACACGTTGAGCAGGTTAAGGACCTTATTTTGTCTGAAACTAATATTAAGGATATCGAGTATATTACCGATACCGCAGGTTTCATCAAAAAGAAAATAAAGCCAAACTTTAAGGCCTTAGGCCAAAAAGTAGGTAAGGATATGAAAGTTGTAGCCGAAGCCATCACAAATTTCACCCAGGATGATATCGCCGCGTTAGAAACTAACGGCAATATCCAGGTACTTGATGGCAAATACGAAGTATTAGCTACCGACGTAGAAATCATAGCCGAAGACGTTCCCGGATGGCAGGTTGCAAATTTGGGAAAACTAACCGTGGCTTTAGATGTTACCATAACCAACGAATTAAAACAGGAAGGCATTTCGCGCGAGTTTATCAACCGTGTGCAAAATATGCGTAAGACCAAAGGATTTGAAGTAACTGATAGGATAAACGTGCAGGTAAGCAGCAACCCGGTGATCAGAGCGGCCGTGGAGAACAATTTAACCTATATTTGCGCCGAAATTTTGGCCGACAGCATTGTGTTTGTGGATGATATCACCGTGGGTGAACCTGTTACAATTGACGAACAAGAAATATTGATTGCTATTAGTAAAGTATAA
- a CDS encoding lipoprotein signal peptidase, with the protein MKAAYTKPFLTAAFIILADQIIKTWVRAHMHMGEEIHLLGSRGMLRYTENNGMAFGLEWGGDAGKLALTLFRIVAVCGIIYTLVYLIKHKYHRGLIMNVALILAGAMGNIIDSTFYGLMYKYAPLFHGKVVDMFYFPLLQGTYPSWFPFWAGESFEFFRPIFNLADASICVGVIMILLYQKRYFKHEKPEIASPNSEMVEE; encoded by the coding sequence ATGAAGGCTGCTTATACCAAACCTTTTTTAACTGCTGCTTTTATTATCCTTGCCGACCAGATCATCAAAACCTGGGTTCGGGCGCATATGCACATGGGTGAAGAAATTCACCTGCTGGGAAGCCGGGGCATGTTGCGTTATACCGAAAACAATGGCATGGCCTTTGGCTTAGAGTGGGGCGGCGATGCAGGTAAACTGGCTTTAACGCTGTTTCGTATTGTTGCGGTTTGTGGTATAATTTACACCCTTGTTTATTTAATTAAACACAAATACCATCGCGGCCTTATCATGAACGTGGCGCTTATTTTAGCCGGCGCTATGGGTAATATTATCGATTCAACCTTTTATGGCTTGATGTATAAATATGCCCCTTTGTTTCACGGTAAGGTTGTTGATATGTTTTACTTTCCGCTGTTGCAGGGCACATATCCTTCGTGGTTCCCGTTTTGGGCGGGCGAATCGTTTGAGTTTTTCAGGCCGATATTTAACCTGGCCGATGCATCCATCTGTGTAGGCGTAATTATGATATTACTGTACCAGAAACGCTATTTTAAACACGAAAAGCCCGAAATAGCCAGTCCCAACAGCGAGATGGTTGAGGAATAG
- a CDS encoding M17 family peptidase N-terminal domain-containing protein → MNYAISTPQQSTLNTRAGLRQLLRYLVAVAALVLSGAATGFAQTQKLAAPGTSEVLGQIDSVTIAAAVQAPSNQQTPLQVICVFQYTEGDIFNSPPALPRNLNGLVHVDDALKGMLTELRKSGKFEGRALETILITPPVGSMPAEKLLIIGLGDRKTFNPELMTSVGRVEMREALRLGVSSYSHASDLKDAGIDSPTGVVAVNVIKGAINAYETERFLKGHSLTAFQPMAKITLLAGPAFFQVTADAVKAFLATSKGN, encoded by the coding sequence ATGAATTACGCTATATCAACACCCCAACAATCAACCCTAAATACACGTGCAGGATTACGCCAGTTGCTTCGGTATTTGGTTGCAGTGGCTGCTTTGGTTTTATCAGGTGCGGCTACAGGTTTTGCACAAACCCAGAAACTGGCTGCGCCGGGCACATCTGAAGTATTGGGACAAATAGATAGTGTAACAATAGCTGCCGCTGTTCAGGCGCCATCCAACCAACAAACTCCGCTGCAGGTAATTTGTGTTTTTCAATATACCGAAGGGGATATTTTCAATTCACCTCCTGCCTTGCCCCGCAACCTTAATGGCCTGGTGCATGTAGATGATGCCTTAAAAGGAATGCTTACCGAATTGCGAAAAAGCGGCAAGTTTGAAGGTCGTGCATTGGAAACCATACTCATTACACCACCTGTTGGTAGCATGCCTGCCGAAAAATTACTGATCATTGGTCTTGGAGACAGAAAAACCTTCAATCCGGAACTGATGACAAGCGTTGGCCGTGTAGAGATGCGCGAAGCCCTGCGTTTAGGAGTGAGCAGTTACTCGCATGCCAGCGATTTAAAAGATGCCGGAATTGACTCACCAACGGGTGTGGTAGCCGTTAACGTAATTAAAGGCGCTATAAATGCATATGAAACCGAGCGCTTTTTAAAAGGGCACTCGCTTACGGCTTTTCAACCCATGGCTAAAATAACGCTGCTTGCAGGCCCTGCTTTTTTTCAAGTCACAGCCGATGCTGTTAAGGCCTTTCTTGCTACTTCAAAAGGTAATTAA
- a CDS encoding RNA polymerase sigma factor: protein MQQFDTPPADHELLEMLRDDNITAFDVLFNRYWKSLFIAARTRLGDDEAAKDIVQNLLIDVWQKRGELQVNTSLEQFLFGAVKRKVLNHFRSEAIRQNAMENALSRINDIIYKEENLVSYFNLEKIVSEEVEDMPVNMKRAFLLRSDSYSVKEIAENLNLAEQTVSNNITEALKRLKRRLKVEYPDRYINCFVCLVILFTQS from the coding sequence ATGCAACAATTTGATACTCCTCCTGCTGATCATGAACTGTTGGAAATGCTTAGGGACGATAACATCACCGCTTTTGATGTATTGTTCAATCGCTATTGGAAATCACTTTTTATAGCTGCCCGGACAAGGTTAGGAGATGACGAGGCCGCGAAAGATATTGTGCAAAACCTGTTGATTGATGTTTGGCAAAAGCGGGGCGAACTACAGGTTAACACATCTCTTGAGCAGTTTTTATTTGGCGCGGTAAAACGTAAAGTATTAAATCATTTCCGTTCTGAAGCCATCAGGCAGAATGCTATGGAAAATGCTTTAAGCCGTATTAATGATATTATCTACAAAGAAGAAAACCTGGTATCTTACTTCAATCTGGAAAAAATTGTAAGTGAAGAAGTGGAAGATATGCCGGTTAATATGAAGCGCGCTTTCCTGTTACGTAGTGATAGTTATTCGGTAAAAGAAATCGCGGAGAACCTCAATCTCGCTGAACAAACGGTATCAAACAATATTACCGAAGCCCTGAAACGTTTAAAACGCCGCCTTAAAGTTGAATACCCCGATCGTTATATTAACTGCTTTGTTTGTCTCGTAATCCTGTTTACACAAAGTTAA